DNA sequence from the Maribacter dokdonensis DSW-8 genome:
ACATCACACCAATGGCAGCCTACATCGCATCCGCCAACACGAATAAAATAAGCTGCAGTTCCCTTATGGAATCCTTCACCCTGTATGGTATAAAACTCTTCCATTAAGGGTAAATACACCCCTTTATTCACTTTCTCCAGTACCTCCTCATTTTTCATTCGGCAAAGATACGCTTTAGTTCACAATTTATATAAGAAGAACATGATGGTTAATTCTGCCTTAGACTAGTACTATAGGCGCGTACAATGTTAAAAAGTAGTGATATTTAAGGGTGATGTTGTTTTTTGGTTTGGTGAAAAATGCCCTATTTTTATCGAAAATATAGAAAATGGCCGGTACCGAAGATTTTTTTGACCATATAGAAAAAGGATATGCCACAAAGGGCGATTATATAAATATGGGCGCTGCCATGTTAAATGGTGAAGCCGTAAAAAATGCCTTCGTAAAAATACCTTTAAAAACCTTGAATAGGCACGGGCTTATTGCCGGAGCTACCGGTACAGGAAAAACAAAAACATTACAGGTTTTGGCAGAAAATTTATCTGACAAGGGTATTCCGGTAATGTTGATGGACCTTAAAGGTGATTTAAGTGGATTGGCACAACCTAGTCCCGGTCATGCAAAAATAGACGAGCGCCATGAAAAAATAGGCTTCCCTTTTGAGTCCAATAGTTTTCCCGTAGAAATACTTTCGTTATCAGAGCAAGATGGCGTAAAATTGAGAGCCACAGTTTCCGAATTTGGTCCTGTGCTGTTATCAAGAATACTAGACCTTTCCGAAACGCAATCTGGTATTGTGTCCGTGGTATTCAAATATTGCGATGACCAAAAAATGCCCCTATTGGACCTAAAAGATTTTAAAAAGGTATTACAATACGCAACGGGTACTGGCAAAGCAGAATTCACCAAGGAATATGGTAGAATATCCACAAGCTCTACCGGTGCAATTCTTAGAAAAATCATTGAGCTGGAACAGCAAGGTGCTGAATTGTTCTTTGGTGAAAAATCTTTTGATGTAAACGACCTTACCCGAATAGATGATGAAGGACGAGGCTATATCAATATTTTACGACTGACCGATATTCAAGATAGACCTAAGCTTTTCTCTACTTTTATGTTGAGCTTACTTGCAGAAATCTACGATACCTTCCCTGAACAAGGTGATAGTGACAAACCAGAATTAATTTTGTTCATAGATGAAGCCCACCTTATTTTCAAGGAAGCTTCAAAAGCACTGTTAGATCAAATAGAGAGTATTGTAAAACTAATTCGTTCAAAAGGAATAGGTTTATATTTTGTAACCCAAAACCCTACAGATGTACCAAATGATGTCTTATCTCAATTAGGGCTAAAAGTTCAGCATGCGTTAAGAGCGTTTACCGCCAGGGACAGAAAGGCTATCAAGCTAACGGCAGAGAACTACCCGGAATCTGACCATTACGATACTAAAGAAGTGTTGACTTCCCTTGGTATAGGCGAAGCATTAATTTCAGCTTTAGATGAAAAAGGTAGACCTACCCCACTTGCCGCAACCTTACTACGTGCACCAATGAGCCGTATGGATGTTTTAACAAAAAAAGAATTGGACGAAGTAGTCAACAGCTCTTCATTGGTTAAGAAATACGGTGAAATAATCGATAGGGAAAGTGCCTATGAAATTTTGAACGAAAAAATTGAAACTGCCGAAAAGTTAGCAGTAAAAGAAAAAAGTAAACCGGCTGCGCGCAAGACCACCAAAAGAGCCAGTACCAGACAGAACCCCGTAATAAAGGTGTTAACCAGCGCTACGTTTATAAGAGGTGTACTTGGAGTATTAAAAAAAGTGATGAGATAACCTATGAAGTTTAGATATACCCTTATATTGATTATTTGTTGCATACTAGCAACTAGTTGTGCCGATCAACAGAATAATGATTTTAAAATTACCGGCAACCAAGTTGGCAAATTATCAAAAGAAAGCTTGGCAAGAGATATAGAGTTAATTTTTGAAAAAGACTCTGTAGTTCAAGATACCGTTAAACTAAATTTTGGCAATGGCGCCAGTAAAATCAAAATCTATGAAAAAGGTGGGGCTTTGCTATTGACCTTAACACCTAATAACGATAGTATAGCCACTATACAAAACGTACTTGTTAACGATGAAAGATTTGAAACCGACAAGGGCATCTCTAAAATGAGCACATTTAAAGAGATTCGCGAAAACTATTCCATAAAAAAGATTATTACTTCTCTTAACAATGTAGTGGTATTGTTAAAAGACAATGACCTTTATTTTACCATAGATAAAAAAGAGTTGCCCGAAAGCCTTAGATATAATGCCAATAATAATATTGAGGAAGTACAAATACCTGATAACGCAAAAGTAAAATATATGATGATTGGCTGGGACTAACAGTATACCCTACAAATAAACAGTGATTACCACATCAATACTTACTAATTTCAAAAAACTCATAGGTGCCCTTATTTCTTCAAAAACTTATTCCTAAACTATACGGTCTATACTTTAATATTCTAGTTTGGTTTGCTCCAAAGAAAACTGCCTACAAAGCTTTTACGGTATTTGCAACCGTACGAAAAGGCAGGGTCTTGCCAAATCAAAAACAATACTTGGACAATGCCAAATTAGAAGTCGTTACCACGGGTGATCACAAAATACAAGTTTATAACTGGCCTGGAAATAATGAAACAGTATTATTGGTACATGGCTGGGAAAGCAATACATGGCGATGGCATAAACTTATTGAAAAACTACAAAAGGAAAATTACAATATCATTGCATTTGATGCCCCTGCACATGGATATTCTACAGGGAAAATACTTCATGCCCCATTATACGCTGAATTTGTACAGGTCATGTTACAAAAATACAAGCCCACAATTGCTATAGGGCATTCTATGGGAGGTATGACCATTTTGTACAATGAGTATCAAAATCCAAATTTAGTTTTAGAAAAAATGGTAACCATAGGTTCACCTTCTGAATTTCATGAAATACTAACGCATTACAAAAACCTTCTTGGTCTAAACAGTAAGGTCGTTAACGCTCTCAAAAAATTTGTACATAAAAAATTCAATTTTACAACAGATGAATTTTCAAGTGCCAAATTTGTTGAGAACAATACTAAAAAAGGATTGCTCTTTCATGATCGATTTGATAAAATTGCACCTTACCATGCATCTGTTGATGTACATAAACATTGGAAAGGGAGTGAATTTATAAGCACTGAGGGATTTGGACACTCCATGCACCAAGATGAGGTCAACGACAAAATAATTTCCTTTTTAGCGGAGTAATTTCTTGTTGTATACAGCACGTTCACAGACCATTAATTATTTATTTTTAAAATAAAAAATGGCAAAATCAAATAACATACCGCAAATTAAAAACGAAGAGCAATATGAAGCATTGGTAGACAAGGGCTATAGCAAGGAAAAAGCAGCTAGAATCGCCAATACTGAAAATGCGGGCAAAAAAGGTGGTAAAGCATCTACTTATGAAGACAGAACAAAAGATGAGCTTTACGAACAAGCGAAGAAAATTGGTATTGAAGGACGTTCTAAAATGAATAAAAAAGAGTTAATTTCAGCATTAAGAAACAACTGAATATGCAAAACGTTACACCTTTTCACATTGCCATTCCTGTACACAACTTAGCGGAATGTAGAACTTTTTACAGAGAAATATTGAATTGCGAAGAAGGCCGTAGTAGCGACCACTGGGTGGATTTTAATTTATTCGGACATCAATTGGTGATACACTACAAGCCTAAATCTGAAACCGAAACCGTACATCACAACCCTGTTGACGGTCATGATGTACCCGTACCGCATTACGGAGTTGTTTTACCTTGGGATACATTTCAAAGCTTTTCAGAAGAGCTAAAATCCAAAGGTGTACAATTCGTCATAGAGCCTTATGTGCGTTTTGCAGGTAAAACAGGAGAGCAAGCTACCATGTTTTTTTATGACCCAGCGGGTAATGCTTTGGAATTTAAAGCTTTTAAAGATATGGGACAGTTGTTTGCGAAGTGATTTAACAGCATAACAATATTTAGAAAGCCATCAACTATATATTATGTTGATGGCTTTCTAGATGTAGCGAATATCTATTAAAAAAATAACTACTGCGACCAAGAAGTAGGCACTCTATCCCAACGGTGCTTTTTCAATTCTTCGTACAATTCGTTAGATAACAATTTGCCATCACTAGTGGCCGTATTCGCCAAAACATTGCGTTGTTTACGCATACCGGGTATGGTAGTACCAACATTATCGTTCATTAGTATAAAACGCAATGCCATTTCTGCCATGGTCATACCTTCAGGAATTAGCGGTCTTAAAGCATCGGCATGCTCTACCGAAGAAATTAAATTCTCAGGCACGAAGTAGGTACCACGCCAATCCCCTTCAGGGAACGTAGTTTCCTTCGTCATAGTTCCTGTCAAAGTTCCTTCATCAAAAGGTACGCGTGCAATGGTTGCGATATCCAACGCTTTACAAAGTGGAAATAAATTATCTACTGGCGCTTGATCGAATATGTTATAAATGACCTGAACGGCATCTAACATTCCTGTTTTTAAGGCTTTTATTCCATTTTCCGGTTCCCAACGATTCATACTAATGCCCATTGCAGCAACTTTACCTGAAGTTTTTAAATCTTCAATAGCACGTTGCCATTCTTCTCTGTTGCTCCAACCGTCATCCCAGGTATGAAATTGCATAAGGTCTATTTGCTCCAACCCTAAATTCTTTAAAGTCTTATGGGTGTATTCCATAATATGCTCCGTAGGATAAGATTCCTCAAAAGCATATTCTGGCTTTGCTGGCCACTGAAAATTTTTAGGTGGAATTTTACTAGCCGTGTATAATTTCTTGGAAGGGTGTCTTTTTACCAACTCGCCCAACAGCTCCTCACTATGACCTTCTCCGTATCCCCAAGCGGTATCAAAGAAATTGACGCCGTTTTCAACTGCCAAATCCAACGATTTTGCAGATTGCGCGTCATCACTTGCCGTCCAACCGGCCATTCCCCACATTCCGTATCCAACTTCGCTTACTTGCCAATCTGTTCTTCCGAATCTTCTGTATTTCATCACATTTTATGCTCTAATTATTATATACACATTAAATAGCGACAAGCATCTTTGTATACTTAAACGCTTCTCGATACTAATTTTTCGTGCCTCAAAATTCACTCGAAGTGACATCCTTATTTTGACTGCACAACTAGCATTACTTATACCTCCAACTTGTTAAATCGGCATCTTTTGGAGCACTTTTCTCAATACGCTCCATAATCTTTGGCACATACATACTATTGTAACGTAGGCGTGTTATGGCATTAGGTTGATCAGGATCACCGTTCCAGCAATGTTCATCACGGTCGCCGTATTTTACTTCGCCTTCATAATAAGGATCTGTTGTATTTTCAAGAAAATCCTCCATTAGGTAGACAGCATTATTTAAGTAGTAATTATCCATATCACCACAATAAATATGAATTTTCCCTTTTAAGTTATCGCCCAGTTTATCCCAATCACGCTCAAGAATATGTCTTAGATCAAAATTCTCTTTCCAATACTCGGCAACCTCATGGTCAATATCTCCTGTCATTTTATCCCAAATTCTTTCAGGATAGCCATCTTTACCCTGTGGGGAATAAGTTGCTTCCCAAATATCCCATTGTTGCCCTGACCTAGATTTATCCCCCAACACCAATTCTAAGTGATTTCCCTGTCGTAAGGTAGATTGAATTTGCCCTAAGTAATTTCTATGTGAGGGCACTTCTAATTTTTTATGCGCGCTTGGATAATAATATGCATTTTCATCTTCATAAATATTGGTCAAGGTATACGCCCTAAAATCTATAGGGTCGGGGCATGCCGCAAAACACCCATTATACTCTTCCGGATATTTGACCTGTACCGCTAAAGCTTCCCAACCGCCGGTAGAGCCGCCGTAAAGAAAACGAGACCACCCCTCTCCCATGCCCCTGAACTGTTTTTCAATTTCAGGAATAAGTTCATAGGTAATAGCATCTCCATAAGGACCTTGACTAGCAGAATTTACTGCATATGAATCATCATAATATGGGGTTGGGTGTTGAATTTCAATAATTAAAAAGCGGGGAAAATCGGGCTCGTTCCATCGTTTGTAAAAATCGTAGGCTTCTTGCTGTTGAATAATATTATACCCTTCTAAACTAAAACGCTCAGAATACTCTGGCTTTAAATTAGGGTCTGGTGGTGTAGTTCTAAATCCGCCAAAATCCGAAGGAAAATGACCGTGAAAAACCATCAGTGGGTACTTGGCCTCCGGATGCTCGTTAAATCCCTTAGGCAACAATACATGAGCTCCTAAATAGATATCCCTCCCCCAAAACTCGGATAATTTTTCAGATTTCACCTTTATATGCTTGATCCACTCGGTATCTTTTGGTTCTTCAATGGGCGGAATCACCTGATCTAGTTCTACAGACACATTCTCAAACCCGTTGCTAGCAACCCTTATCTTAAAAGGCTTGCTATATAAATTACCTGGTGATTTATTCCATTGTTGTCCCTCGCCATTATCCATAGGCAACTTTACGGTATGGCCGGTAGAAAGGTTAAACGTTTCATACACATTAAGAAGTGCCTGCACATTATACTCCCCTGGCGGTACATCTTTTAAACTTTCATAAGGGTAACCAAACACAGATTCATCAA
Encoded proteins:
- a CDS encoding helicase HerA-like domain-containing protein, giving the protein MAGTEDFFDHIEKGYATKGDYINMGAAMLNGEAVKNAFVKIPLKTLNRHGLIAGATGTGKTKTLQVLAENLSDKGIPVMLMDLKGDLSGLAQPSPGHAKIDERHEKIGFPFESNSFPVEILSLSEQDGVKLRATVSEFGPVLLSRILDLSETQSGIVSVVFKYCDDQKMPLLDLKDFKKVLQYATGTGKAEFTKEYGRISTSSTGAILRKIIELEQQGAELFFGEKSFDVNDLTRIDDEGRGYINILRLTDIQDRPKLFSTFMLSLLAEIYDTFPEQGDSDKPELILFIDEAHLIFKEASKALLDQIESIVKLIRSKGIGLYFVTQNPTDVPNDVLSQLGLKVQHALRAFTARDRKAIKLTAENYPESDHYDTKEVLTSLGIGEALISALDEKGRPTPLAATLLRAPMSRMDVLTKKELDEVVNSSSLVKKYGEIIDRESAYEILNEKIETAEKLAVKEKSKPAARKTTKRASTRQNPVIKVLTSATFIRGVLGVLKKVMR
- a CDS encoding alpha/beta fold hydrolase produces the protein MPLFLQKLIPKLYGLYFNILVWFAPKKTAYKAFTVFATVRKGRVLPNQKQYLDNAKLEVVTTGDHKIQVYNWPGNNETVLLVHGWESNTWRWHKLIEKLQKENYNIIAFDAPAHGYSTGKILHAPLYAEFVQVMLQKYKPTIAIGHSMGGMTILYNEYQNPNLVLEKMVTIGSPSEFHEILTHYKNLLGLNSKVVNALKKFVHKKFNFTTDEFSSAKFVENNTKKGLLFHDRFDKIAPYHASVDVHKHWKGSEFISTEGFGHSMHQDEVNDKIISFLAE
- a CDS encoding alpha/beta hydrolase-fold protein, with the protein product MIKQVIAVALVLGLFISCEKVVEPVQTIQVSFSNDIGQESVDGRLLLMLSSDDSDEPRFQINDGLNTQLIFGMNVENWVQDSILTFDESVFGYPYESLKDVPPGEYNVQALLNVYETFNLSTGHTVKLPMDNGEGQQWNKSPGNLYSKPFKIRVASNGFENVSVELDQVIPPIEEPKDTEWIKHIKVKSEKLSEFWGRDIYLGAHVLLPKGFNEHPEAKYPLMVFHGHFPSDFGGFRTTPPDPNLKPEYSERFSLEGYNIIQQQEAYDFYKRWNEPDFPRFLIIEIQHPTPYYDDSYAVNSASQGPYGDAITYELIPEIEKQFRGMGEGWSRFLYGGSTGGWEALAVQVKYPEEYNGCFAACPDPIDFRAYTLTNIYEDENAYYYPSAHKKLEVPSHRNYLGQIQSTLRQGNHLELVLGDKSRSGQQWDIWEATYSPQGKDGYPERIWDKMTGDIDHEVAEYWKENFDLRHILERDWDKLGDNLKGKIHIYCGDMDNYYLNNAVYLMEDFLENTTDPYYEGEVKYGDRDEHCWNGDPDQPNAITRLRYNSMYVPKIMERIEKSAPKDADLTSWRYK
- a CDS encoding VOC family protein, which translates into the protein MQNVTPFHIAIPVHNLAECRTFYREILNCEEGRSSDHWVDFNLFGHQLVIHYKPKSETETVHHNPVDGHDVPVPHYGVVLPWDTFQSFSEELKSKGVQFVIEPYVRFAGKTGEQATMFFYDPAGNALEFKAFKDMGQLFAK
- a CDS encoding aldo/keto reductase, with protein sequence MKYRRFGRTDWQVSEVGYGMWGMAGWTASDDAQSAKSLDLAVENGVNFFDTAWGYGEGHSEELLGELVKRHPSKKLYTASKIPPKNFQWPAKPEYAFEESYPTEHIMEYTHKTLKNLGLEQIDLMQFHTWDDGWSNREEWQRAIEDLKTSGKVAAMGISMNRWEPENGIKALKTGMLDAVQVIYNIFDQAPVDNLFPLCKALDIATIARVPFDEGTLTGTMTKETTFPEGDWRGTYFVPENLISSVEHADALRPLIPEGMTMAEMALRFILMNDNVGTTIPGMRKQRNVLANTATSDGKLLSNELYEELKKHRWDRVPTSWSQ
- a CDS encoding DUF7218 family protein, with amino-acid sequence MAKSNNIPQIKNEEQYEALVDKGYSKEKAARIANTENAGKKGGKASTYEDRTKDELYEQAKKIGIEGRSKMNKKELISALRNN